A stretch of Girardinichthys multiradiatus isolate DD_20200921_A chromosome 20, DD_fGirMul_XY1, whole genome shotgun sequence DNA encodes these proteins:
- the sdc4 gene encoding syndecan-4: MIFSLCLVLMFSVSVLSESMRETETWMPMSTTQMVAMSTDGDDLEASGDSSNGSDFGFSDDEDDDYNNEYDVSGSGEGETESTGRHSRPSVKPDINDNRIPDQQLPVRPTINDIDNVKNKNEIPPLGNTPGSKEENPSNVLMSQATDNSILNKTEVLAAVIAGCAVCLMFAVLLILLLIYRMKKKDEGSYDLGKKPIYKKAPTTEIYA, encoded by the exons ATGAGGGAGACTGAGACATGGATGCCCATGAGCACCACACAGATGGTTGCCATGTCGACGGATGGCGACGACCTGGAGGCGTCAGGAGACTCTTCAAACGGCTCTGACTTTGGCTTCtcggatgatgaagatgatgattaCAATAATGAATATGATGTATCCGGGTCGGGAGAAGGAG AAACCGAGTCCACGGGAAGACATTCCAGACCTTCAGTTAAG CCCGACATCAACGATAACAGGATCCCTGACCAGCAGCTTCCAGTCCGACCAACCATCAATGACATCGACAACGTCaagaacaaaaatgaaattCCTCCGCTGGGGAACACGCCTGGATCCAAGGAGGAGAACCCGTCCAATGTCCTGATGTCCCAGGCCACAGACAACAGCATCTTGAACAAGACGGAGGTTCTCGCAG CTGTGATTGCGGGCTGCGCCGTCTGCCTGATGTTCGCCGTTCTGCTCATCCTACTCCTCATCTATCGCATGAAGAAGAAGGACGAGGGCAGCTACGATCTGGGGAAGAAGCCCATCTACAAGAAGGCCCCCACCACAGAGATCTACGCCTAG